The following is a genomic window from Malus sylvestris chromosome 7, drMalSylv7.2, whole genome shotgun sequence.
tggatattatactatataattcaccctaatcttagttataatttattggttattttggtagaactttgatactttgttatatattttcaatgtaggacattcgacttcttCTGGAGAAAAACGTGATCAAACAGATGAATTTTAGAGTGATTcgaattggaggatgttcgtgagtgttcatgatgattgtatcaaaattccaaatttttctACCATGccgttgataggagcatatttatgcgacttaattagcttgtttccttgcatttacgttgctagtacttagtaattttagtattttaagctattttcgtgcaatttcaggttttaaggacaaagtatgcaaacatGTGCATTTTAGAGCCTtatggagcagttttgggcatggaatggataacttatgcttggagcaaggtggatggacgaaattgaagatcaaaggaggctaggaatgaataatgaaatgaagaaatgaaaatgaagaacaaagagttcagaattggaaaccaaagtttctattcttagaggtttccattcttgaaagtttctattcttggcttggaagtttcctaatccttcctcacctatgttccagccacaaaagggtttcaaaacatgttaggttgcctaattacatatttctaGAAGTCCTAGAACCTACCCCAGATATTGCCACACCACCTTAGGCTTTTTCCTTTCCTTGCCGCACAAGGGATCCtctcctttcctattttctgattttaattCACATTCCCCTTTAGTTCTAGGCattgccgcacctttctctcctttcttacctattttctgacccaaaattgcattcccttttgtttcaattcTTGCTGCGCAAGGGGAGAGGATTCTTACGTATTTTGtgcctcaaaacacattcctaaatctgTCCTACACTCTCTTCCGAATTTCCTTTCCtattctctttaattcctgcacctttcttgcctattttccattgatttctgattccaaatttaataaattcgTAGCCCTTCCTTTCCCTATAAATAAGACCCCTTTCTGACCATTCTAAGCACTTCACCCTTCGCCATAAccaacctatatccatccaccaccacaaatcaCCACAAAAACCTTCAACCATcctttgtgccgcagcaaagaagaaggaaggagacccttggaTGTGCTCGCCATTCAATTTGGATTGTTGgagtgtttctaggtgttttcactctttgtttttaatgtctaaatttatgtatctttgttttgtaaacatgaggaactaagcccttcttggctagggggctattcaaaaccatgattatacttgcattatgaattgattaccttcagttgttatttcataagttgtgaatgcaatttgcttaaccgtttgattgataacttattcttgtatgtttattaagagtgcacacttagttttcatgcaaggatttgaagctaaaatataagggagtttcacctaatagttacaaacttatatttgcaagtagtggaggtcgcttataaacgatcttgttaagtgaattcttggcaaaagtttcatgcttttcatagtaacaattgcctcgtcaatgcttatagttttcatgaaacttaatgatctttgattgtacctttattgtgcttttcatgtaagagacttttagagaatgctttgagttgttgtatgtgctttcccatccaattcattaacttaaggagaacttgaaggttaaaaaagtgttgTCACAGTTAACCTGGAGTATTGAGTTTCATGACTTGTtgagagaagcaattggaaatcaatttgaatgcaagtgtgtcatgtgtggagaagaagtCCCTAGTtaacccatcacccatcaattcacctaaaCTTGTCTAAGAATctatttaaattgtttttgttttgctttacttattttcgtccaaaaccaaccCCCACTTTACTttattgagtcatattagttagaacttgttttagattatgtttttaagtgttttgagtcaagatataatcaaatttcgtccaaaacttgTGTTAGTAGCAGAAACTGCCTTAGTGTtatttttaggcagttttgagtcttttaagtttgttttgagtcttgtgagtcttgttaagtgtttttaagtttattattgtgtttctaagttagtttagagtagattagcaatccctcctaatccccggtccagaacgatccctacttatccatactacaattgtcaacaagagggtttaatttgtgtgttaagttaatttttgcatCAGCCGTTTAATTGTGTCAATGAAATAAAAGAGCAACGTGCAGTGCAGTCAAAGTGATGTTTTGGGCTTATTTCAGCTTTTTAGCATCCAAGATGGTGTCTTTTGGGTTCGAGACCTTCTGCAATTATGTTTGGGACATCTCAAGCTTTAGTTCTAGCCATTTTGGGCTAATTTTGGAGCCTGAATGTCCAAAAAACGTGGCTGATTTGTGGCTGGGCAGATTTCTCatatttgattaggattatgtttcctagtttctcTTAAGTTAtcatgtttcctagtttttagaagacatttTCTAGTAAGGATTTTAATTGTGCAGTAGTAtaaaaaggctttttagccattagggttttttgaaaaaaaaaaagggagagagagagagaacacaCTACTTTGGAGAACTCAGTTTATAGAGCTTTTGAATTCAAGTTTATAAGGTGTTTTCTATTcatgttcttaataatatttttgttttatggttgttcgtaactaatttatttttgcTAGGTTGAGGCCatgagccttagcaagaatatgttgtttcttttcaatttacttatgatattatgcatgtaggttttgaattattaatcatcgtgtttaaactatctaattgtcttaatgattgatcaccattaggatatttggaaaagtaatttgatacaattttggcggagggttgtccctaaaattgactaagGCTTATTATGGctaatatgtgtaacttcttaggatggacAACACATCTTACGGGTTATATGGCTTTTCAAAAAGTTtttacaaaacttaatgagtcttgcatgttcacattcgatctAGACGCCATGGATGGGTTGCAtattagatatacgttctatgttggaggttccaagtaggatctactttaggaaaacctaaccttcaaaatttgcATGGGTAATTCGTAAGCAATTGGAGGaactacgtaggattgttaaggtgatgacggaaccctagtgcttaaattgatttttaaaattattttcttttgttttctttactttgtcaatttatgtaattgtttttaattaaattcatttttgttgtaggcataatttactaaacaattatggagcccgtagagagagggagagagtgcggcatagagagggaagaagagagatgtgtaattgtgggtgtgttatattccaccccattatgcctttatttatagtagtaggataggtaaaaacctttccctttaggattacaacatttaatagttaatctactcctaataggaatataagagatattccaagatatactaggatttacacaaccacattcctaatctaataagattgcaacactcccccttgagtgtgtaaatactcaagtaaatggcgcatcaggtctttaatgatgaagtaagtacagttgatgaagtcattgaCACAATGagcaaatgcgagtctcaaatcaatggaagaatgcataaaaagtaaaactcacaaaacctcgctatggtaaaacccaaggtgggagaaaaacccatagtctaaggagaaaagtgaaaagttgcattaagtcaaaactatacgtcttttgaaAGTAGaatagctcacaagggtatgattaGCCCAGGATAGGtgtctcgttaaaacctagttaggtagcaaaaatccagtaggaaaaatgctcataatcgtagggaaaaagagtacattaagatcaagtaagtatacttctggatacttcccctgagtttgacataacttccaaatgagaactacaagcattgcatatgatcgttaggcataccaattcctcggacaagcttctagAAGGTTGATTTCGGCAGTGAtgtcgtgtagaggtcggcaaggttgactgggatcggcttgcatgtcttcaatctcctgatgttGTGCTGATGTGATGTAGATGccatatgtcttggtgttgacttcgttgatgtatcatggcttggtctgGTTGATACATGCAGCACAGTCTTCATGGATCTTTGTCGGAACTCAACTAGTGGCAACGTGTGGTCAACATATTTGGGTTCGTGACATTGCGTAGAATGTTttcgtatatttaaaccctctgtttgagcaaactatgggggaATTTCCTAGCCTTTTCGTGaatgttttaattaaataattattataattgttTCACATATAAGAGAGAATTATCCCGAAGAGCTTCGAGGTCAAGCAAGGCTAGGAGGTTACGATCTGACTATGTATcagcagtgttctaaaaatcggcctacgCGCTGGGCGTGGTGGTGCCGATACGATTAGGTCCGTCCGAATCGTTAAGAAAAATTGGGGAGCTATTAGGTGCCCACCTAGGCACTTTTAGGCGGGCTGGGAGGAGTGAAATGATTAACTGGGAAGAAATTCCAAACATACCCAGACTCACTAAAGCTTTCTCCCTCTTCGACTCCCTTTCTTTGTGCACCACGACTTTCTTAGCTGTCACGACTCCTTCTCTTTGAAATCCATCGAAGAAGAAGCACTTACAGCTCAAaacagaagaaaagaaaaaaaaatggagaatttACAGGGGGAAAAcggaaagaaaaacaagaagaagaggaaatggaagaagacaaagataatgaggaaaaggaaataataaaaaagaataaagttCCGATTTTCTGGGCGTCAAAGTGGTCTCGGGAATGTCTAACTCTCTCTGCTGATGTGAGGGATGGGGACTAGGGAATAGGGATGGAGGGGAGGGGTCACACCACAGTGACCACACACGTGGTGCTTTATGAAATGGGGAAGGATGCATGCACCATTATGAACCAGCCAACcacttttatattttaaaaattagatataatcattcaaaatgtCTTAAGTTACATGGCATATATGTttattgtgtttttaaattttagatttgttaaataatttttttttgtattttatcattcttttattattttattcacgaatttcatacaagtataattttttgtaagtgtcaatatgcacttatttacaagatatacaaaaattttacctaaatccgcctaggtgCCCGCCTAGACCCCGCCTAGCTACCTAGGTGCTAGGAGCCAACacaccgcccgactagcgcctagcgttttttagaaccttgcgtatcaatgagtgggcatttgtttttaatatatatatatatatgcctatCATGCCAtgctttattttaatttaaaagtgTTATTATTTGCTCATCATCCATGGTTGCACTAGTGTAGTACTCGCCATTGGTCAGGGTCATGCTTCACGTGTTTTTTCACATCGCACCAACacgctcaccttagatccaTTGTAGGTGACAGTCCTATCTtaggttgcaataggcaactagGACTCTTAAGTGATGCACCTaacgccagtcttcacgtgattgtagtactaaagcgtatattatgattacatccAGTCTTATTCATGTCAAAACTTCTctacatgaactcgtgtgttagcatatAGTGATGTGCACTTGAATTACTGATGAATTAtgtttgatttcatacttatatgtagtatgattttctagaaactatacttgttttacggcgaggggtatAATATGTTATGAAAATAAACGTGTTTCtcaaacctttgtttttgcccactcacactttctccTAGACTTAGTTAGCTGAATTTTTTGTGGCAAACGAGAGATCTCTGGTGATTCTGACATCCACCCCATTATATGTAGAAGTTTATTTCCGGTTGTGTAATAGCTATCTTAATTAGGTTCGACTGCTGTACTTATGTCATACTGTCAGCCTATGCTCTAACTACTTGTGTAATATGGGTTCTTCACACTATTGCGCACCCTCTTTATTAGCTTAAATAAATTCTAACTTCGGTTTAAATTTATCCATATTTTTCACCTCACCTACCTTTTGGTTACATTACCTTCTAGTGTCGGTCATCATGCCTTGACtccggtcgaggtgtgtcatcaACCCACCCTcctcccttagtgtaaataatattttttgttcaaaaaaaaaaaaaagcacgcACGAATTTAGGAAATTGGAATCGGCTTCTAGAATTTGCCCAAGCTAGGTCAGTTGTAATGGTCAAGGCTCCGggatgatttaaaaaaattaaaggtttTGGTGAAGTAATTGATTAAGTCTAGGTCACCCATGGAATGAAGTTTCAACTGACGataacattttaaaacattttcCCGTGTCATTCATGATTTCAAAAGTGGCAGCAGATCAATTCCTAATAATTAAGTTCATCAAACAAATGaccctaaaaaaattaaaattcttcGAATCTTCAACCGCTTTTGGTTCGCGGAATGAGAGCTTCTTGAAATGAACTCTGATGCTCATTTTTAGGAAAAAAGAATGAAAGAGTATCATTCCAGTGTTTGGAACGGTCCTCCCAAACCCCTATTTCAGAGAGAACCTggaatgataaaaaaaattttaataataatctTTGATAACTGGTATGGTATGTTGACAGGGTCAGTGTGAACACTTGCTTAGGGCTTAAtgactatttttcttttgtttttgtttctcacTCTTGGGTTATATAAAAAGGAAATACAAGGAAGAAACAATGGATGAATAAGGATACAAGGAGTGGTGGAAAAAATATGGAAGAAATGCACATCAAATAATACACAATTTGAAGCTAAAAACAATTTTGGTGTTCTTTCTCTATGACATTCTATGTAGATTATATATGTTTTATCTACTCtacccatctctatatcttaacaaaaataaaacaaaataaaaaacaaaatgattttcaaagGGGGCTTAATTAGTTAATCAGTTTTTCCTGTGTAATCGTTTATCATATTTAACCTCTCTAGTCTTGGTCGTGGCCTATGCATAATCATTATTCGATAAAAGAGAGAACGTTATGACCTaatcattttatattattctaTATGTTGCAGTTCTATTAGTTTAGGAATGTGTCCATGTAAATCCTATCATTCGCAATGAGAGTTTTGGCATCCCTAGGTGTCTTATCCACTAGAGCTCCTCCCGCGGAAGCATCCAACATTTGCCGTTCAAGTGGTAAAAGACcttcgtaaaagtattgaagaagtaactcctccttcctctgatgctgtggacaagaagcaacaagtgatttaaatcgttcataataagatggaaaagattcaccttggctttgctgaattccacttatttttttacgaagaagaatgatgcgagaagttgggaaaaacttctccagaaacgccctcttcatactctcccaagatgtaactgtaccgggagccaactcgtataaccaatccttggctttgtccattaaagagaatggaaaagccttcatctttaaaatacttccgtcaacggtaactggagtcatacttgagcataccacttcaaattccttcaaatgtttgttcggatcctccatggacagcccatggaactttggaatgtggtggagcaaacttgactttaactcgaactcttcagttttaccttgagcagccatgggatattggatacacaatggtacggcattatccaaacccgaggcggcaagctccttgagcgtacggttgtccatggctataccttgctcttctccacccacttgtgtcgtggccttctcttcaacctcaacttcttgctcttctaattcaggctcgggactaggaggattagactcttgcaatttctttttccttctcaaagtcctctcaaaatcaccgtcaaagtcggagatatgctcacgaacaggttgtgagctacgggtcataaactagtacctaaaaacaaagaaaacaaaacaaatcagcaacttaaacagaaacttaaacaaaatacaataattcgaaagaaaacaatccaagagattagcaaagttgctaatccccggcaacggcgccaaaatttgatgtgaaaaataagttaacacacaaaattaaaccctctttttatcaaatgtagtaaagtatgtaagtagggatcgttctaggccggggattaggagggattgctaaacacttgaaaactgacttaaaaacataaaaacaaaatttaaaacactaaactagactcaaagaatgcaaaactatactttaaaatacttaaacaaacataaaactcaaaacagcaacctaatgactcaaaactgcctaaaaaccactttctgggcagttttgagaacctaacaagaacttggacgaagttggatgaaaacttgaatcaaaacacttagaaacacaaatcaaaacactttctaactaatctaagacttcaaaataaagggggatttgttttggacgaaatttgaaaacaaaacagaaactttaaaaaaaaacagattgtaaaacgtttttggatgaaaaggatggataaaaggctagttaggaggttcttctccacacatgacacacttgcaaacaaaatgattttcagttgttctttcaataaattatgaaactcaacaccccaagttaattagatacgcttaaattaaccttcaagttctccttaagttaatgaattggatggaaaagcgcatacaacaattcaaagcattcctcaaaggttccttacgtgatgagcacaataaagatacaatcaagaatcatgaagcacaatgagaactataagtgttgacgaggcattcgttactatgatgagcatgaaactagtgccaagaattcattcaacgcgatcgttttcaagcgaccttcactacttgtgattataagattgtaactattaggtgaaactccctcataatctagcatcatattcatgcatgaaaactaagcgtgcactctcaatcaacatacacaaataagttatcaatcaagtagatgaacgaattgaatccgcaacttatgaaataacaactgaatgtaatcaaatcatattgcaagcatgtacatggtttcgaatcaccccccaactaagggggtttagttcctcattcttgcaataaaaagatacataaaattagacattaaaatccaaggaaagaaaacacctaaaatgctccaacttggaaagcaagtgcatcaatggatctcccttcctccttgttgcggcatgaagcttgtggacagatttttgggtggatttatggtgtagaatggatggggaatgatatggaggggtttagggtgagtgtggaagagtgtttgatggttggaaggtggtggagaactaggcaaagagggtggaagaaggttgagtggctgttatgttttctaggcactagaatggtgtttttggggtgttttgcttcctagggtgtgtatggacgaatttctgtgataaaatgatgaatatgggggattatcctttggccaaggggtgtaaacatgtatttataggccccaaaaaccttagaaaatcaggttaggctagggatgaaatgcatggcaagttggtgtgtgtggtgtgcaatggtccaagggtgaaaatgaagtgatgatgcaaagtgtgaagggtaaaatggagtggtgttgcagctagggagcatgaatgattgtgtacattgcatagagatggaaagggaggtgaaatgtgtcaacaaatgggtcaaaggtgcaacaacatgtgtgacacatgccattggattccaaatgtgaatgatggagcatcaattggtgcatgtaatggatgtaaaggttgtctaaaatctaatgggtgaagggaacaagaggtatcaagcaattgagtgaaataattaaatgaattaaagcatgaaatcagaaattatgtaggggacaagagtgatcaagcatggcatgggattccaaagggaattctatgtgttttgcatggcaaggagtgtgcaacttggagtgacaaatttttgggctgaattctttatcttttggacactaattcttcacattcttggcctctttagttctcaaattcgtccatccactttggcccatgcatttgctatccattccaagcccgaaacatgctccaaaggcctccaaaatgcatcttcttgcatactttgtacttagagtctttcactttgcatgtgggcttctttgcatgtgtatgagttgtcattgtttatccttgcaattacacacacacacttgcacacacatatgcccaaaacgtccatcctcatgcatgcaatccatttgagcccaatattgacccaacatgcaccaaaatgcacttttcttgccaaggttgttattaagacctacaaacaaatgaaaatggctttaaacactaaaataactaaagaaacacaacgtaaacgcacaagaacaagccaattaagtcgcataaatatgctcctatcactaatCCAACCCATGTAGGCCAGGCCCAACTCAGAAACCCAAGCCTAAATCTAACCCAGACCCAGTTCCAGTTTCCTGGGCCAGTGCGTGGAGCACACGCGCCTCCACCGGAGATATTGTGCTCGACGGTGGCACGGGCAACTTTTTCGGCAAACTTTTCAGTGACCCAGCTTGCTGCGTGATAGTGCATAGGGTGGCATGCGGCCTTTCGGGCAGCCACCTTGTGGCGGCACGTGAAGGAACCCGAGGTCCCTCCTTAGATTTCTTGACATGCTAGACCCAAATCTGTCCTCCGTTTTTCGAAATTCGATCATTTTAAAATAGTTCCTTTATTAGCCGTAGTTTGTACAAAAACGCGTAATTACGTTAGTACACTATATTTACATAAATGGTCTCGTTTCTAGGTGAAACGCATCGCAAAAATCTTCGATGGCCATGAGGCGGGTTCGACTAGACGACATGATTTGTGAGtcggtcttttcttttatatagtatatacatatataattgtTAGTTTCCAATTATACATTTCATAAAGAGGTTTCTACAATACTCCTAGATTAGCGTGACATTTATAAGATTTAGCACATTGATAGAAATTATGAATTTATGGTACATCTTACAGGATGTGCATGTATGCTTATTATTATTGATGCCATAATTATATTCACGGCTATGAATAATATTGTGTTGACTAGAATCATCAAATCAgtgtggcatgactatatttatacTATATGTTCATCATTTGTTGCACCAGTGTTAGTACTCGGCCGGGCCAGAGCCAATCTTTCATGTGTATGTGCACATCGCActgtacgctcactttggatccattataGTGCCAGTCCTATC
Proteins encoded in this region:
- the LOC126630106 gene encoding uncharacterized protein LOC126630106 yields the protein MTRSSQPVREHISDFDGDFERTLRRKKKLQESNPPSPEPELEEQEVEVEEKATTQVGGEEQGIAMDNRTLKELAASGLDNAVPLCIQYPMAAQGKTEEFELKSSLLHHIPKFHGLSMEDPNKHLKEFEVVCSSMTPVTVDGSILKMKAFPFSLMDKAKDWLYELAPGTVTSWESMKRAFLEKFFPTSRIILLRKKISGIQQSQGLLPLERQMLDASAGGALVDKTPRDAKTLIANDRIYMDTFLN